In Lolium rigidum isolate FL_2022 chromosome 7, APGP_CSIRO_Lrig_0.1, whole genome shotgun sequence, the DNA window AACTTTGTGTTACTTAtgtttttggtttcttgcttgagGATAATCAAGGTTTAAGCTTGGTATGTTGGTGAGTAGAAAATACACTCATCTTATCTATGTCTAAAATGGATATTTTCACCATTTTCCTGAGAATATCTCTATAGATATACCACTAATCACTAATAATTACATAGATGTGCAAATCACTTTGTTATTCTATCTTGTGCAGATTTGGACGCATTAATGATGAAATATGAGCAAATCAAGGAGGAATTGTGAGCTAGAAAGAGTCCCAAGTGAACCTGCCACCCAGAACTAAGTGACAAGTCACTTAACGAGCAGCGGTATGGCGGATGCTGCTCAGACCATCTGGTTGTACCACATGTTGGTGGCTTCGTACAATCAAATTGAGTATTTATAGTGAATGCACCTAGGTCATGAGAACAACAGAATGCCACCACCCCATAAAACTATGAGCTCCATCACCATTTCTCGAAGCTCTCTTGCCACCAAATTCCATCACTCCCTATCTTCAACCCCATAGCCATCTACTTGTAAACTGATTCATTCGTGATTTGCGACATTGTAAGACTATTTGCTATTCATCTATCAAGGATTTTCCATACAAATGATTGTTGATTTAataatgtgtgagtagttcttACGGGCCGACGGCTAAGGTCTAGGTAGCCTCACAACAATATGTGCATCTTTTGATATGTGATTGTTGTGTGGTATAGTAATCATGATTCATCTATTTGGTTCAAGTATTTTTGCCTCAAGCATAGGGCCTTCTTAGCTACCCAAGACCCGAAGATTTGTAAAAGGTTAAATGTGATATTAGAAGGAGTATTTCTGCACACAAGTTCGAACCTCGGTGACAATCAAGCTGTAGCCTATTTGTAGGCTTCTCTCTTAGGAATCTCAATGATGACATAGATCTTAAGGATTTTGCATTTTCTTTGAAATAATCATGAGATTCGCGCTACGTACTACTTGAGGTTTGACAAAAGATCCATAGATCATACGACTTGGTGTTATCAAAACGCATTGTTCTTGCAGTATATATTCATATGCAACACATGTTTGTTCTTCATTTTATCTTTATAATCCCATTTGTGTAAGCACAACTGCAGGTGAAACCTCGGTATCTAGCTTAtctccatctattgatacaaaacCCTGGAATGACAATGTTTGGTCTAGTGAACAAAATAATTCTACAAAGTTTTCAAAGTCTCATTCGCAttgatctacaccaaatcaagcacCTCTCAAAGATTAAATAAACCTAGGTCTCTAGGAAAAAATCAACTATACTGCAGCCGTTATTCAGATCAAAGGTATTAGAGAACACCACAAGGAAATATTCACGCCTAAATGTTTGCACGGAGAACAAACCACGGATAACGCCAACATGATGCACTAGTTTATCCTTGACTTGGCGGTGTGAAACCACCAACCTTTCGCCACCAATGTATGGAACCATAAGAAACTTCAGGTGTCTCTCCAGATTATCAATCACTTCTCTTTGTGAGATGATCCAAGGTTGCAAATTCTGCACGGACTGGCGCTCGTTGGCAGTCAAGTGCCGAGACGACCATGCCTCTGACGAGGACATATGAGTCCCCTATGACGATGGCAGGGGCTGTAGCAGGCTACGGTGTAGGATCCCTAGGCGCTAGGACCTGAGCCCGGCCAATAGGGAGAGAAGACCCACGTGGCACCCTTTGATGTTGCTACACCATGGTGAGGGCTTGCTGACGGAGTTCATCTTTAGACGTCGAGCTGCGGGCCTCTTCCAGTCATCAGAGCCGTGGCCTTCCCTGCCTTAAAGGATGCAAACCGCATGCTTGGTGGACTCCCTATTAGGGTGTCATGGTTGCAAATAGTTGAAACATTTTACGGACATGTGTGGCAAAACAAGGCGGTGCGAGGAAGGACCTACCTCCATCTACAACTACTacatcctcttcctcctgctcAAGATTGTTTTGAGAGACAGATTTGCTTGCACCCAAACGAGACGATCTTGGATTGGGCGTCGGGTTGCACCTGCTCTACCGCCCCAAGAGGAGGGGAGACCGAACACACCCACGACACACTTGAGAAGATCCCGAAGACGGGAACATTCGGCCTTGCCATGGAGACCAACTCCGGGAACAAAGGCTAGGTCCCGCCATGGCTGAGGAGGGGATGGGGACCGGAAGGGAGTGGGCACCGACACAAGAGGGGTCGCCGGCAAGGAGGTGGACGCTAGGGCTAGGGCGGCCGCCAGTGTAGCTAGGCTAAGGAAGGGAGGTGAGGAAGGTAGTTCAACTCGTAACATATCACTCGGTAGTGGCTCCTTACATAATGTGCCTACTCCCAAGTACCATAGATCCATAAGAAAAACCTTTTCCCAACATGAGTTTCGTCTATGTACCTTTGGCTCATGATATACATTGTCAAGCTATATGCGAGTTATTGTCATCCCTTTAATAGGTTAACTCATTTCTCGGTTCGTAATATGTGATTCCATCCGACTAACTCTTAGTCGGCCACCTCGGTCAACACTTAACTTAGCCGCGCATGGGCATATTTATGAATCATATCATCCAAGAGGGCCTCGAGAATATCTTTCCAATCGGAGGGGCAAATCCTCATCTTGGCTATCCGCATCACTTATCTTGACTCTCAGCCAGCCTGAAGTCTGCCTATATAATTGTCTTGTTACAAAATAAATTTTGGCAGAGCCTAAGTCAGTTAATCCACAACTTTGATAGTGTGTAATCTCAGGCCTAAGTATTATATTTATCGATACATAAACATGATAAGTTCCTCGTTGCATCTCAATATGGGTTAGTCCGACTCACTAAACATTTTAGCCAAGTTAGTATAAGTTAGATTAGCATCACCATGCTCATGACAAGTGGAACCGGGTCATCAACTAACTAACTTGAACATTAGTCTAAGTTCCCTAAAAGATCCCTATGGAACCTAAAAGATAAAATCCTAAAATATCGAGATatacaaaacgatccctagggttttctacaaccaccgtagccagcagccgccgcccaacTCCAGCGCCAGTGAGATGGACAAAGGAAGAGACGCTGAGCCTCCatcattgcaagatccaaaaaagcaccataGCCAACAAGTCTATGTGAGTGGATAAACAGGCTTGCTGCAAGCAGCGGGACACACTCCGTTGTGGCACGTCGATCAGGGGATGCCCCCGCGTTGTCTTGGACCACGATACGCAACCTACCATCGATGAAGTCGGAAAAGAATGACATATCCACCACCTACGGACCAACATCTTCGATCCAGAAGAACCACCTTGCCTCGGCGGCCTACATCGTCGCGGATAACAACAAAACACACCGAGAAACTCTCACCGGACCTAATGAACGACGAGAAGATCAAGCTTCTGATCTGAAGGACCGAACAACACACGTTGTCATCAACCCCGATATGCTGCCGAGAAGGTCGTTGCCGGTGTGGGACTAGAGTCAAGGAAGATTTATTAGCCTgaacgccgctcccaccaccccaacaacGCACAAACTACTAGTCTAGAATGGAGGAACAAGGCGCCCTCCCTCGTATTGCCGCCGGAGCAGCAAGTGGGAGGAGAGAGGACCAAGGAAAACGCCCTGGCCGGTGGAGGAGATCGGAAAGAGTTGAAGCCACCACCTCTGGCAAGAGGAGGAAGGCACAAAACGATTCGGTGTGGTTACTCATTGAAGCTTTTCTTTGCAAAAGATCTTACTTAGTGCTCACACTTAAAATAAAAAGAATGTCTCTAGGTTTAAGGCTTTTCAACTTGTCATCGCCAGAGCTTTCAAATTGAAGTTGTGAGTATGATAGGTCATATGCATCTTAATTTGTCTtcttaacgggaaacacttgctcGATGCTTACCGGGATATACGATAGTGAAGGACTGAGCGAAGCAAAAGTGTAGAAGTCGACATTTATCATACACGCTCATCAAAATGAGACCTGTAATCATCTTTTCTTCTCTTGTGGGACTGGAAAAACAACGTGGGGGTTTTGTTGGTGCTATCTTTGACACTACGACTTGTCATGTGTCTTTATGGCAGTCTATACCTTGGCTTTATGCTTTTTGGCCAGGAGAAAAGAAATATTACACTCTGATGTTATCAGTTGTCTGTTGGTCGATTTGTACCATCAGAAATAAGATTACATTTGAACAGTTCATTCTCAGATCTCCTGTTACGATTATCTTTACGGTGTGTTCATTTCTGAAACATTGGGCAGGACTCTATGGTGACGAGAAGAAGGGACCAACTTTTGCTGGTGCTGATCAGCTCAAGAGGAAGGCTTCGGAGGTGGCTGGAGCTGGATCAAGTGCGGAGAATCCCAGTGCAGCTAGAATTGGAAGGTCCAAATGCCTGATGCTCAGTGCGGGATGAAGACTTGCATGTGTTTCTTGATGTTGGTGGTTGTATGAACTTGCAGTTTGCTGTATTCGCTAAATTTCTTTAGTTTAGAGGGATCAATATTATCAGGTTTTTGCTACGTAGGgatgctcgaggacgagcatatcGAGCAGACGTCTCCTGATGATACCTCCTTTTTCAACTTCTGTTTCCCGTCCCTTTCTCTCGTTCTGTCTCTTGCTTGTAAAAGACTTCATATTTCCACATATGCAATAAGTAATCGAAAGGGGAAGTTGGATCATACACGATAACAATGAATTAACACGTTTAAGAGTACGCCATTGAAATTAACAAGAGGAAATGGGTGATTAGTACAGAACTTTGGCTCATTCGGGTATAAAATGGGAAGAGAAAATGGTGGACTCCGTGTCTACCCATAGAGCGGGTAGATTTTATTCAGATTCAGATGTCTACAGATTTAGTACATCAGAAGCGGTTGGGTACGCACGAATTAATCGAAAACGACTTACAACAAAAAggcgcgcgcgcacacacacacacaaaactgaGCACAAAGACAAACTGGTGACAAGACCGAAGTAGAAGTTGGTCGCCTGGCATTATTGTTCTTGAGCTGGAAGCTGATCATGGATAGATAAATCGACGGTGACTGCTTGGGTATTCGATCGATGCGTATTCTAGCGAGTCATCCCTGGGTTCATCTGAGGCGCGACGGTCGAAGCGGTCTTCCCCATCTTCTCCATGTTGGCCTGCCACCCTGCACGAACAGACGCTGGTCAGCACACTGCCGCGTCCCGCGCGCAGCCTGGTTGATAAAATGTAGGGCGAAGTGCGCATACCGATGGACATGTCGTAGCCGCGGTTCTTGAGCTCGCGATACTCCTGGCAGAGCGCGCATGGCTCGCAGAACCAGTGCACGCAGCAGTCGGCGCAGGGCTTCTCCTTGAGCGTGTACTGGCCGCGCAGCCTGGAGCGGTAGCAGCAGGAGTAGAGGCAGCCCATCCCGGTCACCGAGGCCAGCGCCATGTACAGCGTCCCGCTCACGCAGCATGCTGAGGAAGTTCAATCCGATGGACCAATTAAGTTATCATTCGGCCATTAGCAGAGATGCAACAAGTCAACAACATATACAGGAACAAGTTGATTAGTTAACTGGAGAGAGAATCGTTACTCACATGTGGCTCCCTGGTCGACGATCTCGGCGATCCTCCCGAAGGCCACGCACGGGCAGAAGAAGGTCAGGCAGCCTGCAAGCGTAACATCATGGCAATTAAGTTGAGAAGGAGGCATGCACGGATGCTAGGTCTCAGCGCGCACACGAAAACCAGAAATACTATACTAGCTGAACCGGAGCGGAAAGGTCTTACAGCTGCCGGCGTCGTCGCAGCAGCCGCAGAGGCCGGTGGTCCACGAGGCTTTGTTGAGGCTGGCCATGGGGATGGAGATGCAGGGGTGCCGGACGGTGCTGTTGCGGTTGTAGGACTCTCAGCAGGGAGAAGCTCGCCGTCGCTTGGCTGGGCTATGTATGTGAGTTGTGAGTGCCCGACCGTCGGGCCGTGTATTCCTATTTAAGGACGGGACGGAGACGGGTTATTCGCATGTGATTGTTACTTTTATCTACGTACACATTGAGTCCATATGCAGATAGAGTCGTTACACCCTAGTAGACTCAGTTTGCTGCCGTCAGAGCACTTGGCGGTTGCGGCACTGTGATGTCCTCGCTTCGCTGATGGATCTTCGTCCTTATTAGCTGTGTATAGTAAGTCTTACGTACCGTGTGTACGTGTACGTCTGCCTCCCGCCCGGCCTAGCTTTCTCCACTACGGCCACGTACGACAGTCGTATATAGGGAAGGTGCCAACGCGTgagccactggtagaaaaacatgcttacgggaagccccataagtcgcgaaggtaaaggaaccgcgactaatggggtctttagtcgcggttcgtgtggcgaaccgcgaccaaaggcctgggcccagggcgcacggtggccagctggtgcacgtggggggctttagtcgcggttggccaggccaaccgcgactaaaggtgcccgaaggcctttagtcgcggttgtcgagccaaccgggactaaagtccctcccctatatatactcatccagccatttggagccaacacttagccatttggagccattctcttcacaaacttcacaagtgagtgttaggtttgcttttggttcctcttatgcacataatgaaatgccccaagagcatgaaacaaacatgatatgaagtgttggagccacacttgagctttctcatttattttttcctcctcgatcgcggttagcaacttgaacctttgatgtgtcgtcattgatacaatatgcatgtgtgtgtagttcattgtttaatttatattgtttgtagctagttagtttaaaaaatgcatgatggttaattatatattttatattataataatgcagatgaatcggcaatggatgtacggtaaccgactctccggcgagttcagtacgggtttgaaagatttcctcgtagtggctaatgcgaacaagcaggggggtttttgtaatatcccaggtttagaggcaataaaatgagagaacaccaaagtgtgcattgcatccatgcatagaaaatccggggaattttcgcgctttcaaataaaacttaccacgatcactcgaagtttcacttgacttgttggaattgaagtagatcatcaagtcaagcgctataaacttcactcgtgatctttgctaaaccttgttttgggtagagatgatttgatctatggattagatcaaatggaattagatttacaacaacacattctttaagaatcaaaccctaacttattaacacttaaaagttagcaactacctttgtgtgtaaattaattcacttataaataagttaaaccacagggtctaaagtgcataaaagccacacattcttgtttaaattataacttattaaatacatggaatatcataaaactaaatccatttacattacgaattatagttcaaactatttgaataaaactaactatgagtattttgaaactcatatgatcatgccttggtgaaatcaaacccaactatccaaaattgagaaataaccttcaaccttaacctttttaccaatattataatgtaaatccactcaaagatggtatgatgactcatccacattaataaaaccatccacatgatatttagtagcaaatgccacttggctatccaaaaataaatcatatgagaggataatctctatgccatgtgggatgaaaatatctacatgacttgctttccaagctttgccacctcatgct includes these proteins:
- the LOC124678953 gene encoding cell number regulator 2-like translates to MASLNKASWTTGLCGCCDDAGSCCLTFFCPCVAFGRIAEIVDQGATSCCVSGTLYMALASVTGMGCLYSCCYRSRLRGQYTLKEKPCADCCVHWFCEPCALCQEYRELKNRGYDMSIGWQANMEKMGKTASTVAPQMNPGMTR